ATGGGTTTTCGGGAATGAAACAGTAAAAAGCAGCGAGGAAGCTGTGAAAAGATGGGATGAGATAAAGAAAAAAGAAAGATTTAAAAACAAGGAATTGCTTCAATAACCGGTATGGATAAAAACCAAGATCTTGATACGATCATTAGGCTTATTGTATTTTTGATCATAATCTTCGTATTATTAAAATTGTTCAAGATACTATAAAAAAAGGTGTGTGATATGCATATATTGCGGTCTTTATCATATTCCCTCTTTAAAAACATTAGCGAGTGGATTTATTTTTTCATCATAATTATAGTTTTATTCAATATGTTCACCGATTTCACACTCAAGCTGGGAGTTATCAAGGAAATCTTAACCATAAGCGATTTACAGTATTTTGGTTCTTTGTCAGTTATGCTTGCAATTAATAATTTTATTTCAAAAAGGTTCTTCGGATTAGAACTTTTTAAGGCATAAGCAAATGAATTACATCACAAAAAAATCCATAAAACTTCCAAAAAGAGATCCTCAAAGCCACAAAGGGCAGAATGGAAGGGCTGCCATCATAGGCGGCAGCTTAGATTACACTGGAACGCTGGCTTTAGCCGGGATTGCTGCATTAAGATCTGGAGCAGACATAGTAACTGTATTCGCCCCTTCAAAAGTTTCATGGGCGCTTAATTGTTTGAGTGCAGATTTGGTTACAAGAAAATTAAAAGGCAATTATTTAAATAAAAAGCACATTAAGGAAATTTTAGAATTCTCAAAAAATGTTGATGCAATTTTGATGGGAAATGGAATGACTGTAAAGAAGGAAACAAAAGAATGCGCAAGGATTTTTTTTAAAAAAATAAAAAAATTAAATAAAAAACTAGTTATTGATGCTGATGGAATAAAGATTATTTCAATTGATGAAGTTGACAATGCTGTTATTACGCCGCACATTTTAGAACTGAAGTTGTTATTGGAAAACTCAAAAATAAATAGGAAGACTATTAATGCAATAGTAAATGAAAAAAATATTGAAAATAAAGCGAAGCTTATGCAAAAAATATTAAAAAATAAGATAAAAAACAATATAATCCTTCTTAAAGGCCCGATTGACGCGATAATCTCCAAAAATAAAATAGCTTACAACAAGACAGGCAATGCTGGAATGACAAAAGCTGGAACTGGAGATGTTCTGGCTGGCCTTTGTGTTGGATTTTTGGCGCAGAGCAGGGATCTGTGGCAGTCTGCTGTAAATGCTGCTTATTTTAATGGATTGATCGGAGATATTTTGCTGAAAAAGCATAAAGGCTACGCTTATTTGGCAAGTGATATGGCTGAAGAAGTAAAAAGAATCAGACTGTCATTGTAATCTTACACTTCTAAATAGTGGTAAATTTATAGAAAGGTTTAAATATAAAAAACCATTTCATTGCTTCATGCACAGAAGAAAAACAGATATGTCCGAAACATCAGAATTATTGAGCCAGCATATTGATTTGAGAAGCAGCTGGGGAGCAGGAGCATGGAAGACCATATTACGCTATATTAGAAAGAAGGATACTTCTAAAATTTCCACAATAAAAAATCTGATTGGCATAGCTCCAGAGAAATATCATTATCTAGATGAAATGCTGGATAATGTCCATGCTGCTGATATGGCTTATAATGCAACATGCATCGGAGGGCATAACTTTAAACAAGGCTACATAATGAGAATTGGAACAAAGGATTTCTTCATAGGAAAGGAATGCTATGACATGCTCTCTCATTTTAGTTTGGGTGAGTTTAAGGAAACTGTGAAAGAAGCCAGCAAGAAGAAGAAAAGGAAAGAGCTTGAAGAACTGATTTTTGAGGTTTCTCCTGAGCTCAGAGAAACAATGGCAAAAGCAGGAATAGACGCAGAGCAGCTGCTGCTGATAAGCGAATTGATCAAAGACAACGTGCCTTTGAATGAGCAAAGCCTGCTGTATGAGCTTGACCCCGGCAAAAGGAGGAGCTTCTTAAATTATTTCAGGGAAGGCATAAAAAACAAAACAATAACAAATGAAGAAATCATTTACATTCATGATAAGCTTCAGACTATTGCGCATCGTGTCAGCAGCGAGGAACTGGCAAAACTGGTAATTTATTCTTATGAGTACAGGCCGTTTAAAACAGAAGCTGTTATGGGAATAGTAAAAGATGATTTGGAATATTTATCGAAGCTCAAGGATGATGAATTAGTCAAGCGATATGGAAGGATTGAACTTGATGAGCATTATGAAATACCTGCTGCAAGATATAGAGAACGAGAAGATTTTGAGAAATTGACAGTAAAAGAGAGGCTAGATGAAAGCAAGCCATACATGACGTTCTTTGAGGCATGGGCTATAAAGCTGCATTTCAGGAAAAAAGGCCAAGATATTGAAAAGATAAGAATGGAGTCTAACAGGAAGGTAGCAGAAAAATATGGGGTTGGACCAAGCTGGCATTATATCCTGAAAGAAGTGGGCAGCATATTTGAAGAAGAGAAGGCAAAGCTCGCAAAGGAATTTAGTGAATTTGGAAGAATTGTATATGAACACGTATTAACAGAAAAAGAACACAAAATTGCAAAGGATTTCTTGGAAAGAAGCAGGATTGGCAGAATAACTGAAAGAGAAATTGAAAGGGAGAATTATCTCAGAATGTTCAGCATAAGAGAGTTCATGGAGACTGCGCCAGTTATTGTTTCAATTGGAAGAAAAGTAAGATTTGCAAGAAGAATGTACGAGAACACCGGAGATGAGTGGCTGAAGCAGGGGCTTATTAAGCAGGATTATTTTTTAAAAGAGGAGCTTTCAGATAATTTTAAAGATTGGACCGGCATTGATAAGAACGCCGATGACCTTATTGACATGATCCTTAATGCCAGATTCGTAAAGAGCAAGAGATTTTCTGATTTCCAGGAAAAGCATGGAGCATTGATAAAAGAGATGTATGGCAACGGGCTGGTAGCTAAGAAATATCTGGGATCATTCGTAAAATATAATGCTGTGCTTGAAAAAGAAAAGGTCAGGAAATTGAATGATGAAACTACGCAGAAGATGGAAAAAATTGAGGAATATAAAGAGCTGCCTTTCATTGACTATAAAGGGTATTTTTCAATGATGATCAATCTGAAAAATACAAAATATGCGCCGAAGAAAATTGTTGATATAATAACTGCAACATATTCGAATTTTGAGAAGTTATTGCAGATGGCGCATTTTGATGAGAAAACGGATTTAGCAGAAATCGAAAGAAACATCAAAGAATTGAAAAAAGGAGCAGTCGTCTATATTGATGAAAGGAGAGATGCATCATCCCTTTGTCTTGAGATATATGACATTAAAGAAATGAAAGTGGGTTCATATGGGTTTTTTGCATATAACCTCAATCGTGTTAAAGAAGTTGTAGGTAAGATAAGATCATGCGAGAGGTCAGAAGTTGAAGTTGGCAATAATTTCCTAAAAAAATTAGAAAAGTTAACTGAAAAGAGAATTCTAAGAGAGAAAATTAGTGACTATGTCCGTTATATTACTTATGTAAAAGACAGGGAAGGCAAAAGGTTCTTCGCTTCAAAAGAGTTTAAGGAAAAGGTAGAGCGAGTTTACAACGAAGTTAAAGCCAAGCGCTGAAAAAAACTATATTCCTTTTAATCTGCGTCTTCCTAATTTCATAATTCAATATAACTCCCGTTAGAATCTGCAATGACATTTGCAGTTATCTTTGTCTAGCGTCAAGCCAGCCTGTTCCCACATGCTAACAGATTCTTTGCATAATGCAATAACTGCGTCACTTCTTTTTTTGATTTCTTCAACTACGAAACGGTATAACTCTGCTCTTATATCTGGTTCATATCTTTCTTTGCCATCTTCAAACCTTACTCTTTTCACTTGACCTTTAGAACTTGTGGTTGCAGCTAACATACTTTCATCTAATAGTATACTATCTGGGAATCTCTCCCTAATATGCCTAAAAAGTCCCCTCTCCAGCCTGAAGCTACCAAGACTTATCCTAGTTGGGTTCACATTAGATAACACTTTTTCAACCATTTGCGCATATTTATTTTGCCAGCCATCAAACATCAAAAGAGGATCAAAGCGAAATCTCACTTCATATCTTTTTTCTTGCACTTTTCTTGCCGCTTCAATTCTTTGATCTAAGCTGGCTGTTCTATGTTCAAGATTGTCTGTGACAAAATCACAATTAATACTCCATGAAACAATTGTCTGGCCATTGTGCTCTAAGTCAAGCAGATTATCTATGCAATCTGATTTTGTTAACAATAATAGTTTTGAATCTGACTTAGCAAATAACGGAACCAATATCTTTGTTAGTGGATAGAGCTCATCGAAAGATAGGCTATCTTGTAATTCGCCCATGTCA
The window above is part of the Candidatus Woesearchaeota archaeon genome. Proteins encoded here:
- a CDS encoding NAD(P)H-hydrate dehydratase, coding for MNYITKKSIKLPKRDPQSHKGQNGRAAIIGGSLDYTGTLALAGIAALRSGADIVTVFAPSKVSWALNCLSADLVTRKLKGNYLNKKHIKEILEFSKNVDAILMGNGMTVKKETKECARIFFKKIKKLNKKLVIDADGIKIISIDEVDNAVITPHILELKLLLENSKINRKTINAIVNEKNIENKAKLMQKILKNKIKNNIILLKGPIDAIISKNKIAYNKTGNAGMTKAGTGDVLAGLCVGFLAQSRDLWQSAVNAAYFNGLIGDILLKKHKGYAYLASDMAEEVKRIRLSL